One Streptomyces coeruleorubidus DNA segment encodes these proteins:
- a CDS encoding glutamate-cysteine ligase family protein → MDGRAVRHRHPGAARPGLPRARVRRVRRGGRRGHRPGAALAPGSDGAQCANSPFWQGKDTGYSSYRSRVWLRWPSAGRPRSSAPSGTTG, encoded by the coding sequence GTGGATGGCCGAGCAGTACGGCATCGCCACCCGGGAGCAGCTCGTCCTGGGCTGCCACGTGCACGTGTCCGTCGAGTCCGACGAGGAGGGCGTCGCGGTCATCGACCGGGTGCGGCCCTGGCTCCAGGTTCTGACGGCGCTCAGTGTGCGAACTCGCCGTTCTGGCAGGGCAAGGACACCGGGTACAGCAGCTACCGCAGCCGGGTGTGGCTGCGCTGGCCGTCGGCCGGCCGACCGAGATCTTCGGCTCCGAGCGGTACCACCGGCTGA